The proteins below come from a single Aegilops tauschii subsp. strangulata cultivar AL8/78 chromosome 6, Aet v6.0, whole genome shotgun sequence genomic window:
- the LOC109731899 gene encoding monosaccharide-sensing protein 2-like: MRGAALVALAAALGNMLQGWDNATIAGSLLYIKRDFGLHGQPALQGLLVATSLIGATLITTFSGPLSDRVGRRPMLVASSLLYTLAGLLMLWSPTVGVLLLARLVDGFAVGLAVTLVPVYISETAPPEVRGLLSTLPQLTGSTGMFLSYCMVFAMTLAPSPNWRVMMGVLVLPSLVYVAVTVFFLPESPRWLVSKGRMKEARVVLRMLRGREDVDGEMALLAEGLGAGGETAIEEYIVGPAPEDDGGDQAGAAVRLYGPERGMSWVAQPVPLGGQGSMLSMGMSRQGSLLGSIAGLSRMGSMLDHLQDPVVALLGGLHDMKPAADGNGNTLFTNFGSMLSAHGGMDWDEENAAPSDDDDKTTAGAGEDDVDAEGLRAPLLDMRTQSSMTGSGIGVGQSQATSTMGIGGGWQLAWKWTEDVAPDGTRQSAVQRMYLHEEPGGDGQHVHAAALVNQSALYSTTNDNLQPDDPITPMGPAMVHPASCPAAEKPRWRDLLEPGVRHALVCGVTIQILQQFSGISGILYYTPQILDQAGVSVLLSNLGLTSDSAAILISGLTTLLMLPAIAVAMRLMDVAGRRSLLLWTIPVLIVSLVSLVTADVLPLATTLHAAVSTTSIIIYICTFVMGFGPIPGILCSEIFPTRVRGMCIAICSLAFWLSNIAVTYSMPVMLDYLGLTGVFSIYAAVCCVALAFVALRVPETKGLPLEVIAEFFNVASKGMPKLDHDE; this comes from the coding sequence ATGAGGGGGGCGGCGCTGGTGGCGCTGGCGGCGGCGCTGGGCAACATGCTGCAGGGGTGGGACAACGCCACCATAGCCGGCTCACTCCTCTACATCAAGCGCGACTTCGGCCTGCACGGCCAGCCCGCCCTCCAGGGCCTCCTCGTCGCCACCTCCCTCATCGGCGCCACCCTCATCACCACCTTCTCCGGCCCGCTCTCCGACCGCGTCGGCCGCCGCCCCATGCTCGTCGCCTCCTCCCTCCTCTACACGCTCGCGGGTCTGCTCATGCTCTGGTCCCCCACAGTCGGCGTGCTCCTCCTCGCCCGCCTCGTCGACGGCTTCGCTGTCGGCCTCGCCGTCACGCTCGTCCCTGTCTACATCTCTGAGACCGCGCCGCCCGAGGTCAGGGGCCTGCTCAGCACGCTCCCGCAGCTCACGGGGTCGACCGGCATGTTTCTCTCCTACTGCATGGTGTTCGCCATGACACTCGCGCCCAGCCCCAACTGGCGGGTCATGATGGGGGTGCTCGTCTTGCCATCGCTGGTCTACGTCGCCGTCACCGTGTTTTTTCTACCGGAGTCTCCGCGCTGGCTGGTGAGCAAGGGCCGGATGAAGGAGGCCCGGGTCGTGCTGCGGATGCTTAGGGGCCGCGAGGACGTCGACGGCGAGATGGCGCTCCTCGCCGAGGGCCTCGGCGCTGGCGGGGAGACTGCCATCGAGGAGTACATCGTCGGTCCGGCGCCTGAAGACGATGGCGGTGATCAAGCTGGTGCCGCCGTGAGGCTTTACGGGCCGGAGCGAGGGATGTCGTGGGTGGCACAACCGGTGCCGCTCGGCGGGCAGGGCAGCATGCTCTCCATGGGCATGTCGCGGCAGGGCAGCTTGCTCGGCAGCATCGCCGGGCTGTCGCGGATGGGCAGCATGCTCGACCACCTGCAGGACCCCGTAGTCGCGCTCCTCGGCGGCCTTCACGACATGAAGCCCGCCGCCGACGGCAACGGCAACACGCTTTTCACCAACTTTGGCAGCATGCTCAGCGCCCACGGAGGCATGGATTGggacgaggagaacgccgcgcccaGCGATGATGATGACAAGACTACTGCCGGCGCCGGCGAAGACGACGTAGATGCCGAGGGCCTCCGCGCTCCACTGCTGGACATGCGGACGCAGAGCAGCATGACCGGCAGCGGGATCGGCGTGGGCCAGAGCCAGGCGACGAgcaccatgggcatcggcggcgGGTGGCAGCTGGCGTGGAAGTGGACGGAGGACGTCGCGCCGGACGGCACGCGACAGAGCGCCGTCCAGAGGATGTACCTGCACGAGGAGCCGGGCGGCGACGGCCAACACGTGCACGCGGCGGCGCTGGTCAACCAGTCGGCGCTCTACAGCACCACCAATGACAACCTGCAGCCGGACGATCCGATCACCCCGATGGGCCCAGCGATGGTGCACCCGGCGTCGTGTCCGGCGGCAGAGAAACCGCGGTGGCGGGACCTGCTGGAGCCGGGCGTCCGGCACGCGTTGGTGTGCGGCGTGACAATCCAGATCCTACAACAGTTCTCCGGCATCAGCGGCATCCTCTACTACACGCCGCAGATCCTCGACCAGGCCGGCGTCAGCGTGCTCCTCTCCAACCTCGGCCTGACCTCCGACTCTGCCGCCATCCTCATCTCCGGCCTCACCACGCTCCTCATGCTCCCCGCCATTGCCGTCGCCATGCGGCTCATGGACGTGGCCGGCCGCCGGAGCCTCCTTCTCTGGACGATCCCAGTGCTGATTGTCTCCCTAGTGTCCCTGGTGACGGCGGACGTGCTCCCCTTGGCGACCACCCTGCACGCCGCCGTGTCGACCACGAGCATCATCATCTACATCTGCACGTTCGTCATGGGGTTCGGGCCCATCCCGGGCATCTTGTGCTCCGAGATCTTCCCGACGAGGGTGCGCGGAATGTGCATCGCCATCTGCTCCCTCGCCTTCTGGCTCAGCAACATCGCCGTCACCTACAGCATGCCGGTGATGCTCGAC